The following are encoded together in the Bactrocera neohumeralis isolate Rockhampton chromosome 6, APGP_CSIRO_Bneo_wtdbg2-racon-allhic-juicebox.fasta_v2, whole genome shotgun sequence genome:
- the LOC126762515 gene encoding uncharacterized protein LOC126762515 isoform X2: MEESSAVRTYFLKERQNKSYNVDKLIEEQMPVRKLMKKSVPSKQTKPVFHNQYTPTRYERERATMKNKPRKVLNLEERVLAIRLYQEKPVYQRVASVFKCSWEQVRNVIANRDDILRYYGECQTVTHKDTPQYARNKKINFLGNVTYEFVRRAHYHRSATLNDETLRQRALKLRDILQIEQFHPNKAWLADFKKVYNVEWQNLDALIICGVPPRSLDNKDLIEYCTRMVSKAQSLIGKMPKPLSKKESSQLYHTDDAEYESASSGGDIDVGVGIEGSFDDNASDSMYAEQYDDVPVVNEIDDFSGTYLDTPDNDDEGFNGFESEPAGTNNHYANTVETATYDLPRTSVSHEAAAPTEITAEPALLAEVQIKQERRSRSRSRSPPLLSPLTVTSGTSTSATTAGGAGVKRKHSPTTTPNTTTNSAESNSKRLKTDAVTTYAEALRNMCPLEDFATQQEDFQAINLLMQLARVFEKGAKRSTAQRRIHNS; the protein is encoded by the exons atGGAAGAATCATCAGCTGTAAGAACATATTTTCTAAAGGAAAgacaaaataaaagttataatgTTGACAAATTAATTGAGGAACAAATGCCTGTCAGAAAGTTAATGAAGAAATCGGTGCCCTCTAAGCAAACAAAACCGGTCTTCCATAATCAATACACT CCCACACGCTATGAACGCGAACGCGCCACAATGAAGAACAAGCCGCGCAAGGTGCTCAATCTGGAAGAGCGCGTGCTGGCCATACGCCTGTACCAAGAGAAGCCGGTCTACCAGCGTGTGGCGTCCGTCTTCAAGTGCAGTTGGGAGCAAGTACGCAATGTAATCGCCAATCGCGACGACATACTGCGCTATTATGGCGAATGTCAGACTGTGACGCACAAGGACACGCCACAATATGCGCGcaacaagaaaatcaactttctCGGCAATGTCACATACGAGTTTGTGCGACGCGCCCACTACCACCGCAGCGCGACGCTCAACGATGAGACATTGCGACAGCGTGCGCTCAAACTACGCGACATCCTGCAGATCGAACAGTTTCATCCGAATAAGGCATGGTTGGCCGATTTCAAGAAGGTCTACAATGTGGAGTGGCAAAATTTGGACGCGCTGATTATATGCGGTGTACCGCCGCGTTCGCTAGACAACAAGGATTTGATCGAATACTGTACGCGCATGGTGTCGAAAGCACAGTCGCTAATAGGTAAAATGCCCAAACCGCTGTCAAAGAAGGAGAGTTCGCAACTCTACCATACGGATGATGCGGAGTATGAGTCGGCCAGTAGTGGTGGCGACATTGATGTTGGTGTTGGTATTGAGGGTAGTTTCGATGACAACGCATCCGATTCGATGTACGCTGAGCAATACGATGATGTGCCTGTGGTGAATGAAATTGACGATTTTTCCGGCACTTATTTAGACACACCCGACAACGATGATGAGGGCTTTAATGGTTTTGAGTCAGAGCCAGCAGGCACCAACAACCATTACGCTAACACTGTGGAAACAGCAACATACGATTTACCACGTACCAGCGTAAGTCACGAGGCTGCGGCGCCCACAGAAATAACAGCGGAACCCGCTTTGCTAGCCGAAGTGCAGATTAAGCAGGAGCGACGCAGTCGCAGTCGTAGCCGCAGTCCACCATTGCTATCGCCATTGACCGTGACAAGTGGCACGAGCACGAGCGCCACGACAGCGGGTGGTGCTGGCGTCAAACGCAAGCACTCACctacaacaacaccaaacacaacaacaaatagtgcCGAGTCAAATAGCAAGCGTTTGAAAACAGACGCGGTGACCACTTATGCGGAGGCATTGCGCAATATGTGCCCTTTAGAGGACTTCGCGACGCAGCAAGAGGATTTTCAGGCAATAAACTTGCTTATGCAATTGGCGCGCGTCTTCGAGAAGGGCGCCAAACGCAGCACAGCACAAAGACGAATTCATAATTCGTAA
- the LOC126762520 gene encoding uncharacterized protein LOC126762520 produces MRLNAEALLYLRHREKHKRLKLSSRINRSTGDIVSNTSRGYARNRLLKRGVVPSIYENSSKASETKTTTDQRLLVHDTPTAERSEPCVKENLKIINLVKTNPLVYTSLSMKVRNAIWQKIDTACGFKKHESKKRWERLLSDFYVHILKVSKKRPPNDGLPTPNNGSIKFHDYRYFKEMLFMMPFIKSIVGDAKLKAIQEEIKKEEILTADMQANRNMESETELKTIDISEDITEDTEKPSTSKSLTVRSHKETHMDYVTDKQKDESPIEIKIDNKVYKIQMCTSEDSESPNYDFQIKQSKLNTLRTKSHQTCSTNAATTTLTTTDTMTERKQATPYENLSSEEKGLKAFFDAMLGATQRLPEFHQRRIKGDLVKALRHQGVNITE; encoded by the exons ATGCGACTAAATGCAGAAGCACTTTTATACCTACGGCATCGTGAAAAACACAAGCGGTTAAAATTGAGCTCTAGAATTAATCGAAGCACAGGAGACATAGTTTCGAATACGAGTCGAG GATACGCTAGGAATCGATTGTTGAAGCGTGGCGTTGTACCATCAATTTATGAAAACTCTTCTAAAGCATCGGAGACAAAAACTACGACTGACCAGCGTTTGCTCGTCCATGATACTCCCACTGCTGAAAGATCAGAG cCCTGcgtaaaagaaaacttaaaaataataaatttagtgaAGACCAATCCGTTGGTATACACTAGTCTGTCGATGAAAGTGCGAAATGCAATTTGGCAGAAAATTGACACCGCATGTGGATTTAAAAAAC ATGAATCCAAAAAACGTTGGGAGCGACTGCTTAGCGACTTTTATGTGCACATACTTAAAGTGTCCAAGAAAAGACCACCAAACGACGGACTGCCAACACCTAATAACGGAAGCATCAAATTTCATGACTATCGCTATTTCAAAGAAATGCTTTTCATGATGCCCTTTATCAAAAGCATTGTGGGCGATGCTAAATTAAAAGCGATAcaggaagaaataaaaaaggaagaaattcTTACGGCTGATATGCAAGCAAACAGAAATATGGAGTCAGAAACAGAATTGAAGACGATTGACATCAGTGAAGATATAACTGAAGACACTGAGAAACCTTCCACATCCAAATCGCTTACAGTTAGATCCCACAAAGAAACACACATGGATTACGTAACTGATAAACAAAAAGATGAAAGTCCTATCGAAATAAAAATCGATAACAAGgtttacaaaattcaaatgtGTACTTCAGAAGACTCAGAATCTCCTAATtatgattttcaaataaaacagaGTAAGTTAAATACTTTACGCACAAAATCACATCAAACATGTTCAACAAATGCTGCTACAACTACTTTAACGACAACAGACACTATGACGGAACGTAAGCAGGCGACGCCCTACGAGAACTTATCATCGGAAGAAAAGGGCTTGAAAGCATTTTTTGACGCAATGTTAGGTGCAACACAACGGTTACCTGAATTTCATCAGCGTCGCATTAAGGGGGATTTGGTGAAAGCGTTACGACATCAAGGAGTCAACATAACGGAATAG
- the LOC126762513 gene encoding uncharacterized protein LOC126762513 — protein MKVKEREKVAEKHAIAAEELDDSDDDANEDGADGYKSENNPPTALAQPFHEKMLYDTRIRRKNVLALNEKVAAIREYEKSPVYKRIGRMFHCSPDQIKRIVQQKDNILEAWEQRTRRCHDAKTLEMKVVRVSMLGKAVFDWLRRMIYYQDIQITDGLIQKTALQFKSAMGLQNFFPHQDWCDKFRQTYKIHTTDSKLLNIGYTQGYSVQIKDVMKDVLNECTPDAGSKTQPMDDDDNDDEVEEIKEECDNTENTKAHEGDAEQEAKRRRLKAAGNLQSAKSNVAGNIPQPTGSTLNATGNPIVKRINITNPNGNMTNNQLAANLQKKNTPSPAMHNLAAPQLAPFRQLVALPLQGNVAGMPQKVLVATPITPAGQMPGGKPMTMTIIPLATIAQSQSMQAAAATATAAATATAAATATPTATPTALTAALATTTATAATPASDAEKSNVPPPMLDIKKEIKQEPQEPVEIKQEYISDAEDEEPTEQDHQQPTEVAVKTNTALQANAINNNIAPFTPEGDTSSSGSTDVEERVRAPETADDDNIALANLRRLIQTQGKLVATSTPSATGVRPTVSSAVPPLAPKPILLPAPLNPNTSGTTERQSLPTSTTAITCIPAANISAMSRSLCFTPPLPPLTKAPDAVINRLANKRKHATNNMPLLPPIKSCSEARKYLKLLEDFALVKENFRLIGLITRADEVLRELDGDDDVDVD, from the coding sequence AACCCCCCAACAGCGTTGGCACAGCCATTCCACGAGAAAATGCTCTACGACACACGAATACGTCGGAAAAATGTGTTGGCGCTCAACGAGAAAGTGGCCGCGATACGCGAGTACGAAAAGTCGCCGGTGTACAAGCGCATCGGACGCATGTTTCACTGCAGTCCCGACCAGATCAAGCGCATAGTACAGCAGAAAGACAACATACTCGAGGCTTGGGAGCAGCGTACACGTCGCTGTCACGATGCAAAAACGCTCGAAATGAAAGTGGTGCGCGTGTCGATGCTGGGCAAAGCGGTCTTCGATTGGCTACGCCGCATGATCTACTACCAGGACATACAGATAACGGATGGGCTCATACAGAAGACGGCGCTGCAGTTTAAAAGCGCCATGGGTCTACAGAATTTCTTTCCGCATCAGGATTGGTGTGATAAATTTCGACAGACATACAAAATCCATACAACCGACAGTAAACTGCTGAATATTGGCTATACACAAGGCTATTCTGTGCAAATAAAGGATGTCATGAAGGACGTGCTCAACGAGTGTACACCGGATGCGGGCAGCAAAACGCAACCGATGGATGACGACGACAATGACGATGAAGTGGAAGAGATTAAGGAGGAGTGTGATAATACGGAAAATACGAAAGCGCACGAAGGTGATGCGGAGCAGGAGGCAAAGCGGAGACGACTGAAGGCAGCCGGTAATCTACAAAGCGCTAAAAGCAATGTTGCAGGCAACATACCACAGCCAACTGGTAGCACACTAAATGCAACTGGCAATCCAATTGTGAAACGCATAAATATCACAAACCCCAACGGGAATATGACGAATAATCAATTAGCCGCCAATTTACAAAAGAAGAACACGCCGTCACCAGCCATGCACAATCTTGCAGCACCGCAATTGGCACCATTCCGTCAACTGGTCGCATTGCCACTACAAGGCAATGTCGCCGGCATGCCGCAAAAGGTGCTGGTGGCCACACCCATAACGCCGGCTGGTCAGATGCCAGGCGGCAAGCCAATGACCATGACAATCATACCGCTGGCGACTATCGCACAATCGCAGAGCATGCAAGCTGCTGCGGCCACAGCCACAGCCGCGGCaactgcaacagctgcagcgacTGCCACACCGACTGCCACACCGACTGCACTAACTGCCGCGCTGGCAACAACAACCGCTACTGCCGCCACACCTGCGTCGGATGCCGAGAAATCCAATGTGCCACCACCGATGCTGGATATTAAAAAGGAAATCAAGCAGGAGCCGCAGGAGCCCGTTGAAATCAAACAGGAATATATTTCAGACGCGGAGGATGAGGAGCCAACGGAGCAGGACCACCAACAGCCCACTGAGGTTGCTGTGAAAACAAACACTGCGTTGCAAGCGAATGCCATTAACAATAATATCGCGCCATTTACACCAGAAGGTGATACATCCTCCAGTGGTAGTACGGATGTTGAGGAGCGTGTTCGCGCGCCTGAAACAGCCGATGATGACAATATAGCTTTAGCCAATTTGCGGCGACTCATACAGACGCAAGGTAAACTTGTTGCAACTTCAACGCCATCCGCAACCGGTGTACGTCCTACCGTCTCGTCGGCCGTGCCGCCTTTAGCACCGAAACCCATTTTATTACCCGCTCCATTAAACCCCAACACATCGGGCACGACTGAGCGTCAGAGCTTGCCAACATCGACGACTGCCATTACTTGTATACCCGCCGCCAATATATCCGCCATGAGTAGATCCCTATGCTTTACGCCGCCATTGCCGCCTTTGACGAAGGCACCGGATGCCGTTATAAATCGCTTGGCGAATAAACGCAAACACGCCACAAACAATATGCCACTGCTGCCGCCCATTAAGTCCTGCTCGGAGGCGCGTAAATATCTGAAACTTTTGGAAGATTTCGCGCTGGTTAAAGAGAACTTTAGACTGATCGGCTTGATCACGCGTGCCGACGAAGTACTGCGCGAGCTTGATGGGGACGACGACGTGGATGTGGATTGA
- the LOC126762518 gene encoding uncharacterized protein LOC126762518 isoform X2: MANARPHAHTIDKRAFWTEFFALYESLPALWDLSNPLYKDRQSKTHGYEMLVMKMREIDPHACREDVLRKINIFRTNYRRECTRIKASNQMGKRYNTSLWYFHMLDFLQSQEFRKERKRVPNSEKKILRRMARSHSDIEKVRSQLLESPHTSQDSSSEYKMQLNKYEYASDNGNETEEHLEAVQYLDENSFQQQFQNQFRTLTFPNQKQQHIITAPDDDDIKTVGDADTDDYHEIINIDDSSHTADDMLDVKTVEDCSKNVTAESIASTPSELSQQLLTTRQIKKTPITGIIKEEARGRAVQSSRSGLAISESTEILAKSWAIQYEEMSQEQRIYARKAIAEILFEGCLGNLGRQQNVKTHVNATEPVVSTQYEKDEIMEDNEGVTEHMAEETLLHMDDGNPTYVYAVGGEQMQLHEYIH, encoded by the exons ATGGCGAATGCCCGCCCGCATGCACATACAATTGATAAGCGCGCTTTCTGGACAGAGTTTTTTGCGCTATACGAGAGTTTACCAGCGCTATGGGACCTGAGTAATCCGTTGTATAAGGATCGACAGAGTAAGACACACGGCTATGAGATGTTGGTAATGAAAATGCGCGAAATTGATCCGCATGCATGTCGGGAAGATGTTTTGCGCAAAATCAACATATTTCGTACCAATTATCGACGTGAATGCACACGCATTAAAGCGAGCAATCAAATGGGCAAACGGTATAACACCTCGCTCTGGTACTTTCACATGCTCGACTTTTTGCAGAGCCAAGAGTTTCGTAAAGAGCGAAAACGTGTGCCGAATAGTGAGAAGAAAATCTTA CGGCGGATGGCGAGATCACATTCGGATATTGAGAAAGTAAGGTCACAGCTTTTGGAATCACCACACACATCACAAGACAGTTCCAGCGAATACAAAATGCAGCTCAACAAATACGAATATGCATCTGACAATGGTAACGAAACAGAGGAGCATTTAGAGGCGGTTCAGTATTTAGATGAGAATTCGTTTCAGCAGCAATTTCAGAATCAATTTCGTACACTTACATTTCCCAACCAAAAGCAACAGCATATAATAACAGCGCCAGATGATGATGACATCAAAACGGTTGGAGATGCAGACACCGATGACTATCATGAAATCATCAACATTGATGATTCATCGCATACTGCCGACGATATGTTAGATGTAAAAACCGTCGAAGACTGTAGTAAGAATGTAACTGCTGAATCCATAGCATCTACGCCATCAGAACTGTCACAGCAACTGCTAACGACTAGACAAATCAAAAAGACACCCATAACTGGTATAATTAAAGAAGAGGCGAGAGGACGTGCGGTGCAATCATCTCGATCAGGTCTTGCTATTAGTGAATCTACAGAGATATTAGCGAAATCGTGGGCAATACAGTATGAAGAAATGTCCCAGGAGCAAAGAATTTATGCACGCAAAGCGATAGCTGAAATACTTTTTGAAGGTTGCCTTGGAAATTTAGGACGTCAACAAAATGTCAAAACACATGTTAATGCTACGGAGCCTGTAGTTTCAACGCAATACGAAAAGGATGAGATTATGGAGGATAATGAGGGAGTTACAGAACATATGGCGGAAGAAACATTACTGCACATGGATGATGGCAATCCCACTTACGTATATGCAGTCGGTGGTGAACAAATGCAGCTACACGAATACATACATTGA
- the LOC126762515 gene encoding uncharacterized protein LOC126762515 isoform X3, which produces MKNPTRYERERATMKNKPRKVLNLEERVLAIRLYQEKPVYQRVASVFKCSWEQVRNVIANRDDILRYYGECQTVTHKDTPQYARNKKINFLGNVTYEFVRRAHYHRSATLNDETLRQRALKLRDILQIEQFHPNKAWLADFKKVYNVEWQNLDALIICGVPPRSLDNKDLIEYCTRMVSKAQSLIGKMPKPLSKKESSQLYHTDDAEYESASSGGDIDVGVGIEGSFDDNASDSMYAEQYDDVPVVNEIDDFSGTYLDTPDNDDEGFNGFESEPAGTNNHYANTVETATYDLPRTSVSHEAAAPTEITAEPALLAEVQIKQERRSRSRSRSPPLLSPLTVTSGTSTSATTAGGAGVKRKHSPTTTPNTTTNSAESNSKRLKTDAVTTYAEALRNMCPLEDFATQQEDFQAINLLMQLARVFEKGAKRSTAQRRIHNS; this is translated from the exons ATGAAAAAT CCCACACGCTATGAACGCGAACGCGCCACAATGAAGAACAAGCCGCGCAAGGTGCTCAATCTGGAAGAGCGCGTGCTGGCCATACGCCTGTACCAAGAGAAGCCGGTCTACCAGCGTGTGGCGTCCGTCTTCAAGTGCAGTTGGGAGCAAGTACGCAATGTAATCGCCAATCGCGACGACATACTGCGCTATTATGGCGAATGTCAGACTGTGACGCACAAGGACACGCCACAATATGCGCGcaacaagaaaatcaactttctCGGCAATGTCACATACGAGTTTGTGCGACGCGCCCACTACCACCGCAGCGCGACGCTCAACGATGAGACATTGCGACAGCGTGCGCTCAAACTACGCGACATCCTGCAGATCGAACAGTTTCATCCGAATAAGGCATGGTTGGCCGATTTCAAGAAGGTCTACAATGTGGAGTGGCAAAATTTGGACGCGCTGATTATATGCGGTGTACCGCCGCGTTCGCTAGACAACAAGGATTTGATCGAATACTGTACGCGCATGGTGTCGAAAGCACAGTCGCTAATAGGTAAAATGCCCAAACCGCTGTCAAAGAAGGAGAGTTCGCAACTCTACCATACGGATGATGCGGAGTATGAGTCGGCCAGTAGTGGTGGCGACATTGATGTTGGTGTTGGTATTGAGGGTAGTTTCGATGACAACGCATCCGATTCGATGTACGCTGAGCAATACGATGATGTGCCTGTGGTGAATGAAATTGACGATTTTTCCGGCACTTATTTAGACACACCCGACAACGATGATGAGGGCTTTAATGGTTTTGAGTCAGAGCCAGCAGGCACCAACAACCATTACGCTAACACTGTGGAAACAGCAACATACGATTTACCACGTACCAGCGTAAGTCACGAGGCTGCGGCGCCCACAGAAATAACAGCGGAACCCGCTTTGCTAGCCGAAGTGCAGATTAAGCAGGAGCGACGCAGTCGCAGTCGTAGCCGCAGTCCACCATTGCTATCGCCATTGACCGTGACAAGTGGCACGAGCACGAGCGCCACGACAGCGGGTGGTGCTGGCGTCAAACGCAAGCACTCACctacaacaacaccaaacacaacaacaaatagtgcCGAGTCAAATAGCAAGCGTTTGAAAACAGACGCGGTGACCACTTATGCGGAGGCATTGCGCAATATGTGCCCTTTAGAGGACTTCGCGACGCAGCAAGAGGATTTTCAGGCAATAAACTTGCTTATGCAATTGGCGCGCGTCTTCGAGAAGGGCGCCAAACGCAGCACAGCACAAAGACGAATTCATAATTCGTAA
- the LOC126762518 gene encoding uncharacterized protein LOC126762518 isoform X1 — MANARPHAHTIDKRAFWTEFFALYESLPALWDLSNPLYKDRQSKTHGYEMLVMKMREIDPHACREDVLRKINIFRTNYRRECTRIKASNQMGKRYNTSLWYFHMLDFLQSQEFRKERKRVPNSEKKILQRRMARSHSDIEKVRSQLLESPHTSQDSSSEYKMQLNKYEYASDNGNETEEHLEAVQYLDENSFQQQFQNQFRTLTFPNQKQQHIITAPDDDDIKTVGDADTDDYHEIINIDDSSHTADDMLDVKTVEDCSKNVTAESIASTPSELSQQLLTTRQIKKTPITGIIKEEARGRAVQSSRSGLAISESTEILAKSWAIQYEEMSQEQRIYARKAIAEILFEGCLGNLGRQQNVKTHVNATEPVVSTQYEKDEIMEDNEGVTEHMAEETLLHMDDGNPTYVYAVGGEQMQLHEYIH, encoded by the exons ATGGCGAATGCCCGCCCGCATGCACATACAATTGATAAGCGCGCTTTCTGGACAGAGTTTTTTGCGCTATACGAGAGTTTACCAGCGCTATGGGACCTGAGTAATCCGTTGTATAAGGATCGACAGAGTAAGACACACGGCTATGAGATGTTGGTAATGAAAATGCGCGAAATTGATCCGCATGCATGTCGGGAAGATGTTTTGCGCAAAATCAACATATTTCGTACCAATTATCGACGTGAATGCACACGCATTAAAGCGAGCAATCAAATGGGCAAACGGTATAACACCTCGCTCTGGTACTTTCACATGCTCGACTTTTTGCAGAGCCAAGAGTTTCGTAAAGAGCGAAAACGTGTGCCGAATAGTGAGAAGAAAATCTTA CAGCGGCGGATGGCGAGATCACATTCGGATATTGAGAAAGTAAGGTCACAGCTTTTGGAATCACCACACACATCACAAGACAGTTCCAGCGAATACAAAATGCAGCTCAACAAATACGAATATGCATCTGACAATGGTAACGAAACAGAGGAGCATTTAGAGGCGGTTCAGTATTTAGATGAGAATTCGTTTCAGCAGCAATTTCAGAATCAATTTCGTACACTTACATTTCCCAACCAAAAGCAACAGCATATAATAACAGCGCCAGATGATGATGACATCAAAACGGTTGGAGATGCAGACACCGATGACTATCATGAAATCATCAACATTGATGATTCATCGCATACTGCCGACGATATGTTAGATGTAAAAACCGTCGAAGACTGTAGTAAGAATGTAACTGCTGAATCCATAGCATCTACGCCATCAGAACTGTCACAGCAACTGCTAACGACTAGACAAATCAAAAAGACACCCATAACTGGTATAATTAAAGAAGAGGCGAGAGGACGTGCGGTGCAATCATCTCGATCAGGTCTTGCTATTAGTGAATCTACAGAGATATTAGCGAAATCGTGGGCAATACAGTATGAAGAAATGTCCCAGGAGCAAAGAATTTATGCACGCAAAGCGATAGCTGAAATACTTTTTGAAGGTTGCCTTGGAAATTTAGGACGTCAACAAAATGTCAAAACACATGTTAATGCTACGGAGCCTGTAGTTTCAACGCAATACGAAAAGGATGAGATTATGGAGGATAATGAGGGAGTTACAGAACATATGGCGGAAGAAACATTACTGCACATGGATGATGGCAATCCCACTTACGTATATGCAGTCGGTGGTGAACAAATGCAGCTACACGAATACATACATTGA
- the LOC126762515 gene encoding uncharacterized protein LOC126762515 isoform X1 translates to MKNMEESSAVRTYFLKERQNKSYNVDKLIEEQMPVRKLMKKSVPSKQTKPVFHNQYTPTRYERERATMKNKPRKVLNLEERVLAIRLYQEKPVYQRVASVFKCSWEQVRNVIANRDDILRYYGECQTVTHKDTPQYARNKKINFLGNVTYEFVRRAHYHRSATLNDETLRQRALKLRDILQIEQFHPNKAWLADFKKVYNVEWQNLDALIICGVPPRSLDNKDLIEYCTRMVSKAQSLIGKMPKPLSKKESSQLYHTDDAEYESASSGGDIDVGVGIEGSFDDNASDSMYAEQYDDVPVVNEIDDFSGTYLDTPDNDDEGFNGFESEPAGTNNHYANTVETATYDLPRTSVSHEAAAPTEITAEPALLAEVQIKQERRSRSRSRSPPLLSPLTVTSGTSTSATTAGGAGVKRKHSPTTTPNTTTNSAESNSKRLKTDAVTTYAEALRNMCPLEDFATQQEDFQAINLLMQLARVFEKGAKRSTAQRRIHNS, encoded by the exons ATGAAAAAT atGGAAGAATCATCAGCTGTAAGAACATATTTTCTAAAGGAAAgacaaaataaaagttataatgTTGACAAATTAATTGAGGAACAAATGCCTGTCAGAAAGTTAATGAAGAAATCGGTGCCCTCTAAGCAAACAAAACCGGTCTTCCATAATCAATACACT CCCACACGCTATGAACGCGAACGCGCCACAATGAAGAACAAGCCGCGCAAGGTGCTCAATCTGGAAGAGCGCGTGCTGGCCATACGCCTGTACCAAGAGAAGCCGGTCTACCAGCGTGTGGCGTCCGTCTTCAAGTGCAGTTGGGAGCAAGTACGCAATGTAATCGCCAATCGCGACGACATACTGCGCTATTATGGCGAATGTCAGACTGTGACGCACAAGGACACGCCACAATATGCGCGcaacaagaaaatcaactttctCGGCAATGTCACATACGAGTTTGTGCGACGCGCCCACTACCACCGCAGCGCGACGCTCAACGATGAGACATTGCGACAGCGTGCGCTCAAACTACGCGACATCCTGCAGATCGAACAGTTTCATCCGAATAAGGCATGGTTGGCCGATTTCAAGAAGGTCTACAATGTGGAGTGGCAAAATTTGGACGCGCTGATTATATGCGGTGTACCGCCGCGTTCGCTAGACAACAAGGATTTGATCGAATACTGTACGCGCATGGTGTCGAAAGCACAGTCGCTAATAGGTAAAATGCCCAAACCGCTGTCAAAGAAGGAGAGTTCGCAACTCTACCATACGGATGATGCGGAGTATGAGTCGGCCAGTAGTGGTGGCGACATTGATGTTGGTGTTGGTATTGAGGGTAGTTTCGATGACAACGCATCCGATTCGATGTACGCTGAGCAATACGATGATGTGCCTGTGGTGAATGAAATTGACGATTTTTCCGGCACTTATTTAGACACACCCGACAACGATGATGAGGGCTTTAATGGTTTTGAGTCAGAGCCAGCAGGCACCAACAACCATTACGCTAACACTGTGGAAACAGCAACATACGATTTACCACGTACCAGCGTAAGTCACGAGGCTGCGGCGCCCACAGAAATAACAGCGGAACCCGCTTTGCTAGCCGAAGTGCAGATTAAGCAGGAGCGACGCAGTCGCAGTCGTAGCCGCAGTCCACCATTGCTATCGCCATTGACCGTGACAAGTGGCACGAGCACGAGCGCCACGACAGCGGGTGGTGCTGGCGTCAAACGCAAGCACTCACctacaacaacaccaaacacaacaacaaatagtgcCGAGTCAAATAGCAAGCGTTTGAAAACAGACGCGGTGACCACTTATGCGGAGGCATTGCGCAATATGTGCCCTTTAGAGGACTTCGCGACGCAGCAAGAGGATTTTCAGGCAATAAACTTGCTTATGCAATTGGCGCGCGTCTTCGAGAAGGGCGCCAAACGCAGCACAGCACAAAGACGAATTCATAATTCGTAA